A DNA window from Pungitius pungitius chromosome 1, fPunPun2.1, whole genome shotgun sequence contains the following coding sequences:
- the smfn gene encoding small fragment nuclease isoform X3 — MLSVAVSQRMVWVDLEMTGLDIEKDQIIEMACIVTDSDLNILAEGPNLIINQPKKLLDGMSEWCKEHHGKSGLTQAVQDSNITLEQAQYEFLSFIRQHTPAGQCPLAGNSVHADKRFLDKYMPQFMDHLHYRIVDVSTIKELCRRWFPEEFKMVPHKKAAHRALDDIHESIKELQYYRANVFKASEDQKQKIVEQH; from the exons ATGTTGTCCGTCGCAGTATCTCAGAGAATGGTTTGGGTCGACCTGGAG ATGACAGGTTTGGACATTGAGAAGGACCAGATCATTGAGATGGCCTGCATTGTCACTGACTCCGACTTGAATATTCTGGCTGAG GGTCCCAACTTGATTATTAACCAGCCAAAAAAGCTGCTTGACGGGATGTCAGAATGGTGTAAAGAGCACCATGGGAAG TCAGGACTGACGCAGGCTGTACAGGACAGTAACATCACCCTGGAGCAGGCACAGTACGAGTTCCTGTCTTTTATCAGAcagcacaccccagctggacaGTGTCCCCTTGCCG GAAACTCTGTGCATGCTGACAAGAGGTTCCTGGACAAGTACATGCCCCAGTTTATGGATCATCTTCACTACCGAATTGTTGATGTCAGCACCATTAAGGAACTTTGCAG GCGGTGGTTTCCAGAGGAATTCAAAATGGTGCCTCACAAGAAAGCAGCCCACAG GGCCTTGGATGACATCCACGAGAGCATCAAAGAGCTACAGTACTACAGAGCCAACGTCTTCAAAGCCTCAGAGGACCAGAAGCAAAAGATTGTAGAACAGCATTAA
- the smfn gene encoding small fragment nuclease isoform X2, with protein MAHLEKAYFLVSSLLAWFPLFALLELTRKERTQMTGLDIEKDQIIEMACIVTDSDLNILAEGPNLIINQPKKLLDGMSEWCKEHHGKSGLTQAVQDSNITLEQAQYEFLSFIRQHTPAGQCPLAGNSVHADKRFLDKYMPQFMDHLHYRIVDVSTIKELCRRWFPEEFKMVPHKKAAHRALDDIHESIKELQYYRANVFKASEDQKQKIVEQH; from the exons ATGGCTCATCTCGAAAAAGCATATTTCCTCGTTTCCTCGCTCCTTGCATGGTTTCCCCTCTTTGCATTACTGGAGCTAACACGCAAGGAAAGGACGCAA ATGACAGGTTTGGACATTGAGAAGGACCAGATCATTGAGATGGCCTGCATTGTCACTGACTCCGACTTGAATATTCTGGCTGAG GGTCCCAACTTGATTATTAACCAGCCAAAAAAGCTGCTTGACGGGATGTCAGAATGGTGTAAAGAGCACCATGGGAAG TCAGGACTGACGCAGGCTGTACAGGACAGTAACATCACCCTGGAGCAGGCACAGTACGAGTTCCTGTCTTTTATCAGAcagcacaccccagctggacaGTGTCCCCTTGCCG GAAACTCTGTGCATGCTGACAAGAGGTTCCTGGACAAGTACATGCCCCAGTTTATGGATCATCTTCACTACCGAATTGTTGATGTCAGCACCATTAAGGAACTTTGCAG GCGGTGGTTTCCAGAGGAATTCAAAATGGTGCCTCACAAGAAAGCAGCCCACAG GGCCTTGGATGACATCCACGAGAGCATCAAAGAGCTACAGTACTACAGAGCCAACGTCTTCAAAGCCTCAGAGGACCAGAAGCAAAAGATTGTAGAACAGCATTAA
- the smfn gene encoding small fragment nuclease isoform X1, with amino-acid sequence MLWRNVYRVINTFTFRFSSKVDVQVFRQINMLSVAVSQRMVWVDLEMTGLDIEKDQIIEMACIVTDSDLNILAEGPNLIINQPKKLLDGMSEWCKEHHGKSGLTQAVQDSNITLEQAQYEFLSFIRQHTPAGQCPLAGNSVHADKRFLDKYMPQFMDHLHYRIVDVSTIKELCRRWFPEEFKMVPHKKAAHRALDDIHESIKELQYYRANVFKASEDQKQKIVEQH; translated from the exons ATGTTATGGCGAAACGTTTACCGTGTAATTAACACATTCACTTTCAGATTCAGTTCAAAAGTTGACGTTCAAGTGTTCCGGCAAATCAACATGTTGTCCGTCGCAGTATCTCAGAGAATGGTTTGGGTCGACCTGGAG ATGACAGGTTTGGACATTGAGAAGGACCAGATCATTGAGATGGCCTGCATTGTCACTGACTCCGACTTGAATATTCTGGCTGAG GGTCCCAACTTGATTATTAACCAGCCAAAAAAGCTGCTTGACGGGATGTCAGAATGGTGTAAAGAGCACCATGGGAAG TCAGGACTGACGCAGGCTGTACAGGACAGTAACATCACCCTGGAGCAGGCACAGTACGAGTTCCTGTCTTTTATCAGAcagcacaccccagctggacaGTGTCCCCTTGCCG GAAACTCTGTGCATGCTGACAAGAGGTTCCTGGACAAGTACATGCCCCAGTTTATGGATCATCTTCACTACCGAATTGTTGATGTCAGCACCATTAAGGAACTTTGCAG GCGGTGGTTTCCAGAGGAATTCAAAATGGTGCCTCACAAGAAAGCAGCCCACAG GGCCTTGGATGACATCCACGAGAGCATCAAAGAGCTACAGTACTACAGAGCCAACGTCTTCAAAGCCTCAGAGGACCAGAAGCAAAAGATTGTAGAACAGCATTAA
- the smfn gene encoding small fragment nuclease isoform X4, translated as MTGLDIEKDQIIEMACIVTDSDLNILAEGPNLIINQPKKLLDGMSEWCKEHHGKSGLTQAVQDSNITLEQAQYEFLSFIRQHTPAGQCPLAGNSVHADKRFLDKYMPQFMDHLHYRIVDVSTIKELCRRWFPEEFKMVPHKKAAHRALDDIHESIKELQYYRANVFKASEDQKQKIVEQH; from the exons ATGACAGGTTTGGACATTGAGAAGGACCAGATCATTGAGATGGCCTGCATTGTCACTGACTCCGACTTGAATATTCTGGCTGAG GGTCCCAACTTGATTATTAACCAGCCAAAAAAGCTGCTTGACGGGATGTCAGAATGGTGTAAAGAGCACCATGGGAAG TCAGGACTGACGCAGGCTGTACAGGACAGTAACATCACCCTGGAGCAGGCACAGTACGAGTTCCTGTCTTTTATCAGAcagcacaccccagctggacaGTGTCCCCTTGCCG GAAACTCTGTGCATGCTGACAAGAGGTTCCTGGACAAGTACATGCCCCAGTTTATGGATCATCTTCACTACCGAATTGTTGATGTCAGCACCATTAAGGAACTTTGCAG GCGGTGGTTTCCAGAGGAATTCAAAATGGTGCCTCACAAGAAAGCAGCCCACAG GGCCTTGGATGACATCCACGAGAGCATCAAAGAGCTACAGTACTACAGAGCCAACGTCTTCAAAGCCTCAGAGGACCAGAAGCAAAAGATTGTAGAACAGCATTAA